The window TGGAAGGATCTGGAAAAAGCTGGgaagtgctctggagcagggaatgggctctgccaggaggggagaggcacagcagcagcagccagtgccGCCTctcccctgggctgggctcagaTGGACACGTAGGGAGGGAGGGAATCCTTGGAAGGCAATTCCAGGGCTTCTTCATAGGACGGCAGCACGGCCTGGAAGAGATCAAAGGTGATGGGAACACAGGGATTTGATGGATTTCATCCTGGAGGGTTCCTCTGCTTCAGGGAAGGGACAAAGGGCAGGaatccagcagagctgggggcagcagggatTGGATCCACCTTgttccagtgccacccccatTCCCTGGACAAAAAATGGCCCAAGGCTCCTGGAGGTGCAGGATCCCAACCTCATTCCCAAGGAAAGCTGAGGAATTTCAgagaggcacagctggggcacCACTGCCAATCTGGCTCAGCAGATTTACAAAGATAAAAACCCAGCATTCCCCatccctcagcattccctgtccctcaacattcccatccctcagcattcccatccctcagcattccctgtccctcagcattccccatccctcagcattcccatccctcaccattccctgtccctcagcattccctgccctcagcattcccatccctcagcattcccatccctcagcattcccatccctcagcattcccatccctcagcattccctgtccctcagcattcccatccctcagcattcccatccctcagcattcccatccttcagcattccctgtccctcagcattcccatccctcaacattcccatccctcagcattcccatccctcagcattcccatccctcagcattccctttccctcagcattccctgtccctcagcattcccatccctcagcattcccatccctcagcattcccatccctcaccattcccatccctcaccattccctgtccctcagcattcccatccctcaccattccctgccctcagcattcccatccctcagcattcccatccctcagcattccctgtccctcagcattcccatccctcagcattccctgccctcagcattcccatccctcagcattcccatccctcagcattcccatccctcagcattcccatccctcaccattcccatccctcagcattcccatccctcagcattccctgtccctcaccatccccatccctcagcattccccatccctcagcattccctgtccctcagcattcccatccctcagcattcctcatccctcagcattcccatccctcagcattcccatccctcagcattccccatccctcagcattcccatccctcaccattcccatccctcagcattccctgtccctcagcattcccatccctcagcattccctgtccctcagcattcccatccctcagcattccctgccctcagcattcccatccctcagcattcccatccctcagcattcccatccctcagcattcccatccctcaccattcccatccctcagcattcccatccctcagcattccctgtccctcaccatccccatccctcagcattccccatccctcagcattccctgtccctcagcattcccatccctcagcattcctcatccctcagcattccctgtccctcagcattcccatccctcagcattcccatccctcagcattcccatccctcagcattccctgtccctcaccattcccatccctcagcattcccatccctcagcattccctgtccctcaccattcccatccctcagcattcccatccctcagcattcccatccctcaccattcccatccctcagcattccctgtccctcagcattccctgtccctcagcattccctgtccctcagcattcccatccctcagcattccctgtccctcagcattcccatccctcagcattcccatccctcagcattcccatccctcagcattccctgtccctcagcattcccatccctcagcattcccatccctcagcattcccatccctcagcattcccatccctcagcattccccatccctcagcattccctgtccctcagcatttccatccctcagcattccctgccctcaccatccccatccctcagcattcccatccctcagcattcccatccctcagcattccctgtccctccctctttccttcCCATCCATCTTCACAACACTGAAAATTCAAAACTCTCAGGCAGAAAGGTGAagaaaaagctgattttaaaCACTTTGAGCTATGGAATTCCATCTGGAATTCAATCCAAATTCCTGGATCCGGGATCACAGGgaatttattcccatttatcTGCTGGGCCTGATTTTCACCTTCCTTGAATATTGACTTTAAAGATTTTATGcagaagtaaaattaaatgGATATATTGTAATTAAAAACTGATTATTAGCGCTTGCTACCGGGGATTTAAAGGGTTGGAAATTCTCTCTGATCCCAAAACAGCAGAGATAAGGATCATCAGTCTAAAGGATTCCTGTTCATGGAATAAATTCACTTTTCCTCACCTTTCCCACTGCTTTTGAGTCCATTTTTGGGAATAATTTCACTTTTATGCCCCTTTTCCACTCTTGTGGTTCCACTTTCAGGAGTAAATTCActtttcctcaccttttccACTGCCGGTGTCTCTGCCTTcacctcctccctcctgctggcTTTGATGTACTTAAAGCAGCTCAGGACACACTGGAACATGTAGgcctggaaaagagggaagagggaaaggaaagggaatttttcccatagggaaaagagggaatttcCACTTCTGCCACCAGcctgggattttcctgctcttttctgtggagggagaaatttgggatcgCGATCCCAGGGTCTTAAATCTGTGTTTCCATCCTTCCCTAGGGATGTGATGATTCCATGAATGCAGAACAGCATTGGGGTGGGCCTGGGTCAATAATCCGGTAAATATAAAGTGATTAAACAGCAAATCCATTAAAACACAACACTGAGGCTTCCCAGATCACAATATCCCCAGGTAGGAAAGGAACTCGTGGCTCTGATGTCATTTTTCGGAGCAGGTGACAAAGTCTGGATGCCTCAGGAAAGCACCAGAGGCACCACAGAGCTTCAAGGactgccccaaaaatcccttcattcagcaaaatcccatttttgcaCCTCCCTGACAGGACCTCCTGGCACCCCATGGATTTATCCATGCACTAAATGGAgcttttctgaggaaaaaggatttattgaggggctgtggcccagggaaATAAGCGGGGTCTGTGGGGCTGGCCCTGTTAAATCAATATTTTCCCTgctccaagcagcacggcagAGTCGTGTGCCTGGTGTTTGTGTTGGCCTGGGAATGTGCTCAGGAACAGTTGGGATTttcagggagcacagggagccacagagcccAAACTCGGGCTGGGCAGCTGAGCATTCCCGGGACAATGAGGGCAGTTTGTGTTGACACGAAGccaagacaaagagaaaaaaaaggaatgaaatatCTGAGCTGAAAAAATCGATCTCGGCATTCCAGAGATCGGAGGTAAATCCAATCTTTGAGCATCTTTGGAGAATATTGCAAAGCCCTTCCTTGCTTCCAAAGCCTCTTCATCCAGAGAGCAAATCTGGAGCCATCGTAGAAACTGGCTGAAAACCTCTGCTCatccatgaaaaaaaccccagttaatctaaaaaataaataaaattcacgCAGCAAAGGTTGGCGTTCCCTGACATGGCTGCGCCCAGGGCACCCCCTGCTTCCGGGAAAAATATGGCGGTACCCATCTGGTCACATGATTCCGGGAAAATATGGCTGTGTGTGTCCGGTCACGTGATTCTGGGAAAATATGGCGGTGCCCATCTGGTCACGTGATTCCAGGGAAATATGGTGGAACCCATCTGGTCACGTGATTCCGGGAAAAATATGGCGGAGCCCATCTGGTCACGTGATTCTGGGAAAATATGGTGGTACCCATGTGGTCACGTGATTCCGGGAAAATATGGTGGTACCCATCTGGTCACGTGATTCTGGGAAAATATGGCGGTGCCCATCTGGTCACGTGATTCTGGGAAAATATGGTGGAACCCATGTGGTCACGTGATTCCGGGAAAAATATGGTGGTGCCCATCTGGTCACGTGATTCTGGGAAAATATGGTGGAACCCATCTGGTCACGTGATTCCAGGGAAATATGGCGGTGCCCATCTGGTCACGTGATTCTGGGAAAATATGGCGGTGCCCATCTGGTCATGTGATTCCAGGGAAATATGGCGGTGCCCAAGGAACGCGCTCCctgattttggttttgaaataaataaaaatcacaaggAATGTTTGATTCCCCTCAATTTCCTCTTGCTTGTCCCTGCGGTGCGGGATTGAGGATCCCAAAGTGAGACACAGATTGTTGGAATATTCGCCCAcctcccatccctggaagcggGAGAGAATTCCAGCTGCATTTCCTGGGGGTGCCTCACTCCGGAGCCTGTTACCTTGAGGACGAGCACGGCCACGAAGGCGATGGTGAAGGTGATCATCACTTTGGCGTATTCCTCTGCTGGCAGCGActccagggctggcacagagccctgcgggaaaagggagaagctctcagccccagagcctccttccctctgccagGGGCACCCACAGAGCTTCGGGCAGAGCGAGGAACGAAGGATTTTCACAGGATCACAGCAGGatcacagggatattgttttctccctgctgtttccactccttggcacagccctgctTAAATGAGaacctttaaaattttaatttccgCTCCTGCCACCCGcctgggattttcctgctcttttctctgGAGGGAGAAACTTGGGATCGTGATCCCAGGGCCTTAAATCTGTGTCTCCACCCTTCTGTAGGAATGTGATGATTCCATCCATTCCTAACATCACCGGGGTGGGATTTATTAAACATGACTGTTTAATAAAGATGAAATTTGAGGCATTTTCCACGCAGGCAGCTCCATCTGAATCACTTTGCTCTGCAATTTGCATCCATCAGATTGCTACAAGGAGAAACACGGTGTGTTTTTAGGGAACACGGGAGCTGTCAGTCAGGAACAGCGCTGGGAGAACACGGAAAACCCTCTTGGCTGTCAAAGCCAGCGGTTCTGGGTGttccagagaagctgcacaGCCGTGGAATGGGAATTTACAGGAGTTCCCGGTGTGGAAAATGAGCGGAGCTGGCTCCAGACCTAccctgctgtccccgggctTGAGGCTGAGGTAGGTGGGCACCTCCATGTAGGAGCTGCAGAGGGTGAGGATGCTCAGGCAGaaatccagcagctgcagcGCCAGCAGGGGAATCCTGGAGTGGCCCTGCTGAGGGGAACGGGAATTGGGTCACAATCACAGGATTGGGTCACTTCTGCTCATTATTCACCTTTTACACAGAGCCTGTGGCTGGTTCACACAGTCTAAGCCACTGAATTCCCTTAAATTCAACCCAAACCTTCCCTTATCTGGCCCAAAGAGTGAGCAAACCGTCTGTGGGGCCTTGTCTGAGCTCCACAGAAACCTCTGGCCGGAGCAGTGACAATCCCAGTTTATCTCACCCAGAGCCACCTCCCTCAAAGCCAGGAGAAAATCCACATTCCAAGACAAGGGGGAATAAATAATCCCAGCTGCCACTGGTTGCCTTCAGCCTCCAAGGATTCTCCAGCCTTGGAGAAACCACCTCGCACCTGGATTCAGGATCATCCCTCAAGTCTTTTCCAAACGAAAGGATTCCATGACAAACCAGAGCCCAGGACAGCAATCCTTTATTACAACCTTCCAGGATTccaaaggtcttttccatccTGAATTATTCCCTGGAGAACAGCCACGATCCTTTGCTCCAACCTGAATTCCATGAATTCCACAGAGAACCATCCTGAGGTAATGATCCTTTGCTCCAACCTGAATTCCATGGATTCCCTGATTCCATGGAGAGCCACCCCAAGGTAGAGATCCTTTGCTCCAACCTGAATTCCATGGATTCCATGGAGAACCACCCTGAGGTAACAATCCTTCTTTGCTCCAACCTGAATTCCATGGATTCCAAGATTCCATGGAGAACCACCCTGAGGTAACAatcctttgctccagcctgaattccatggattccatgattccatggaGAGCCACCCCATCCAGCGATCCTTTGCTCCAACCtgaattccatgattccatggaTAACCACCCCATCCAGCGatcctttgctccagcctgaaTTCCATGGATTCCATGGAGAACCATCCTGAGGTAACAATCCTTTGCTCCAACCCAAATTCCATGGATTCCAAGATTCCATGGAGAACCACCCCATCCAGCGATCCTCCATCCCCCGCATTCCCCAGCTCTGGAAAGGCAGGAGCCCCTGGAGGAGGAGCTGTCACCCACCGTGTGGCCCAGGGAGGACACGGAGATGATCACGGGCACCTGGATGTAGGAGCTGAACATGGTcaggaggctgaggaggaaATCAATGACTTGCAGAGCCAGGAAGGGGATCAGGAGCCGCTCCCTCTCCTGAGGAGGAGAAGCAGTGCCGGTTATTTTCATTCCAAGTGGGAAATGAGACCTGCTGGCAACGCCTGGAAGGACTTAGGTGGTGCTCCAAGAATTAACACTTCCCTGGAATTTCTGACTTCAGTGACGACTGATCCAGAGAAAACAGAGCATCAACGCTGATTTTTTTCACCCCTTTGGAAAATTCCTGTGAATTCTCACTCCGTGACATTGGCACTTCCCATCAGAGCTGTCATCCCACTGTCCCTAAAATTCACCTCTGCAGAGGGAGAATTGGGTTATTTGGGTGATATTTAATGCTTAGAACTCTGCCAGATTCCTGGGGTTTCCACCCCAAGGCCTGGTGATTCCTCCTCCTGAACTGGGAAATCAGTCCCTGGTGCAACAGGGCAGTGACACTTCTCTGACAGGACCTGACTTGCAACAGAGCACGGAAATGAGGCAAGAAAACCTTTCTAAATCATAAAATCTCCTTCATTTAACACCAAACATAGCCTGGATGGAAATCTTGCCCAGATTTGGTAAATCTGGGTGTTTGAAGCTTTTCACAAGAACCTGAGGCTTCAAACCagtccctctttccctctgggTGCAGGAGACGTTTTTATCTGCCTTTTTTCCTGGtgggattctggaattctgggatttttatttgccttttccccctgtgggattctgggatcctgggatttttatttgccttttttcctgtgggattctgggatcctgggatttttatctgccttttttccctgtgggaTTCTGGGAATATGAGATTTTTATCTGCCTTTTCCCCCTGtttgattttgggatttttatctgccttttttttcctgtgtgattttgggggttttcctgctttttttgaCCATAATTCCAGTGAGCACCATCCAAACCCTGAGTGTCATTTGTGGGGAACGCACCTTGAGCACCCCGAGCAGGAGGTGCAGGCTGATGACAAACAACATGAGGATCAGCAGGAAACTGGTGGTGACATCAGctgaaaaggataaaaatgataaaaggaATCACCACATCACCAAAAGCTGTCCCAACTCCATCACACCCCTAAGGGACAGTTCAACCTGGCACAAAGAGTTGTGTCTGTGGAGGAATTAATGCCATGCAGCTGGAAttaacccttttttccctttttacacccatttttcatctctctttGAAGTTCCTGGATCCACCAGCCTGTGTGGGTTATGAACTCAAGGCCTGAAATGTTAAATATCCCAGGCTACAAAatgaagcattaaaaaaaaaacaacccagaggGCTTTTGGCTCATAGCTCTGAGCTGGAAATTATTTAGAGACTGAAAGGCAGGTAAAGGAACCAGCAGTGAAATGCTGAAGGACCTTCAGGATCCCTCAGAGAAGAGCAGGAATTTTAaccccccagcactgctgagggcagggagggtcaggggggaTCTCTCCCCCCAACTCTGCAGCTGTGGGATGCAAGGGACACCTCAAAGCCACAAggtgagggggtttggggtgatttttggcaGCTGCTTTGGGTGCAGGGGTGGTGTTTTATATCCATGGagttcctgctcagcctttgccTGGATGCaattttccctgctggaatcacagcctgccctgctgctgatTCACCTCTCCAGAGGAAAAactctgctttttgttttgttttgtttttttttatctgcctCTGCACAACCTTCCCAgagcctcctccagctcctttccttctgcttcagCTGAGTATAAAACAGCACCGGCCAGTTTGGGCTCTTCAGTTCCTGAATGCTTCAAGAAAGGGTTTAATTCTGCTAGAAAAGATccaaacttttaaatttttctgtcttttttttaaagcagctgaTGAGGAGCACAAAGGGCAGCTCCCTCCAAAGgcagccactgctgctttcctcctgctcccaggggTGTGGGAAAGCCAGAATTCCAAGGTGGAACAACACCCCCACCTTTGAGGAGCAGGGGAGCAGAACCAAGGCTGGGATGTGGCGCCCAGAGAGCCAAAGATCAACAGGAAACAGCCTAAACCCAAAACAGAGATTAACAAAGGAGCCAGAGTCAGCCTTTGTGGGACCAGCCCTGAAGGAgccaatcccaatcccattaaaaacccaaactccCAAAGCCTTTTCCCTAAAGGAgccaatcccaatcccattaaAAACCAGACTCCCAAAGCCTTTTCCCTAAAGGAGCCAATcccataaaaaccccagctcACAAAACGTTTCCCCTAAAGGAGCCAGTCCCAATCCcattaaaaacccaaactccCAAAGCCTTTTCCCTAAAGGAgccaatcccaatcccattaaAAACCAGACTCCCAAAGCCTTTTCCCTAAAGGAGCCAATGCTAATCCCATAAAAACCCAAACTCCCAAAGCCTTTTCCCTAAAGGAGCCAGTCCCAATCCCATAAAAACCAGACTCCCAAAACCTTTTCCCTAAAGGAGCCAATTCCATTAAGGCCCCAGCTCCCAAAGCCTTTTCCCTAAAGGAGTTGACCCCAATCCcataaaaacccaaacttcCAAAGCCTTTTCCCTAAAGGAGCCAATCCCATTAAAGCCCCAGTACCCAAAGCCTTTTCCCTAAAGGAGTTGACCCCAATCccataaaaaaccaaacttcCAAAGCCTTTTCCCTAAAGGAGCCAATCCCTTTAAAACCCCAGATCCCAAAGCCTTTTCCCTAAAGGAGTTGGCCCCAATCCCATAAAAACCCAAACTCCCAAAGCCTTTTCCCTAAAGGAGCCAACCCCAATCCCATTAAAACCCCAGCTCCCAAAgcctttcccctctcccagcaTCAGCACTCAGGAGTTTTCCCAGAAAGGATTTCTCTCCTCATCCCGGGATTTTcctgcctctctctctctctccatggattcctgctccagctctctggCAGGATCCCTAATTAATTGGGAAGTGGCCATTGCCAGTTAATTGCCCAGCTGGATTTTCCAAGCAGAACCTGGATCAAAGCCCCCCCAAAGcaaacaagaaagaaacaaaacccccacaaacacAAAGggatggaaagaaaaggaaaaccaaggGAAAACAATTTCCCGTGAGCTGTTTGTTCTCAGGGAACAGGATCGTCCTCCCTGCTGGAACAGGGATGGGTTGGTGCCATggacaaaaaaccaaacaaacacaaccaaaaaaaaaccaaccccaacccacccaaacaaacaaaacaaaaacccaaataaacaaatgaaaaacccaaataaacaaacaaaaacccaaacaaaaagccaaataaacaaacaaaaacccaaacaaaaggccaaataaacaaacaaaaacccaaataaacaaacaaaaaagccaaataaacaaaatcccaaataaacaaacaaaaaccccaaataaacaaacaaaaaacccaaacaaaacccaaataaacaaacaaaaccccaaacaaaatcaaaataaaccaaaaacccaaacaaaaccccaaataaacaaagaacccaaacaacaacccaaataaacaaagaacccaaacaaaaaccgaaataaacaaaaccaccaaaccaacaaaaaaacaccaaacaaaataaaaaacccaaacaaacaaataaacaaaacccaaaacaaacaaataaacaacaaaaaaaaaacaacaaacccaactcaaaccagaaaacaactcaaaaaacccccacaaaacagcaaaacaacaaagccagaaagaggaaggaaaccCTTGAGGTCACACTTGCATCAAGTGCTTCAATTCCCATCAGAAATTGGAAGTTTGAACGCGTTTTAAAGGAAAGGATGGATGCTCCTGGTTTCCTTGtgctgatcccagccctggctctggagCCTGCTGGGTCATTCCCTGCTGGGTCATTCCCTGCTGGGTCATTCCCTGCTGGGTAATTCATTCCCCCTGAGTTATTCCTTGCTGGGTCATTCCCTGCTGGGTTATTCCTTGCTGGGTTATTCCTGCTGGATTATTCCCGCAGCAATTCCCTGCTGGATTATTCCCTGCTGGGTCATTCATTCCCTGCTGAGTTATTCCCTACTGGATTATTCCCTGCTGGATTATTCCCTGCTGAGTTATTCCTGCTGGGTCATTCCCTGCTGGGTCATTCATTCCCTGCTGGATTATTCCCTGATGGGTTATTCCTTGCTGGGTCATTCCCTGCTGGGTCATTCCCTGCTAAATCATTCCTTGCTGGATTATTCCCTGCTGGGTTATTCCCTGCTGGGTCATTCATTCCCTGCTGAGTTATTCCCTGTTGGATTATTCCCTGCTGGGTCATTCATTCCCTACTGGGTCATTCCCTGCTGGGTCATTCCCTGCTGGGTCATTCATTCCCTGCTGGATTATTCCCTGATGGGTTATTCCTTGCTGGGTCATTCCCTGCTGGGTCATTCCCTGCTAAATCATTCCTTGCTGGATTATTCCTTGCTGGGTTATTCCCTGATGGGTCATTCCCTGCTGGGTTATTCCCTGCTGGATTATTCCCTGCTGGGTTATTCCTTGCTGGGTCATTCCCTGCTGGATTATTCCCCCTGGGTCATTCCCTGCTGGATTATTCCCTGCTGTGTCATTCCTTCCTGGGTTATTCCTTGCTGGGTCATTCATTCCCTGCTGGGTCATTCCTTGCTGGATTATTCCCTGCTGGGTCATTCCCTGCTGGATTATTCCCCCTGGGTTATTCCCTGCTGGGTTATTCCCCCTGGGTCATTCCCTGCTGGATTTTTCCCCCTGGGTCATTCCCTGGGGTTTGCACCCTGCACTgggggctgagcagagcagagcagccaggatATTTGGATATAACCCAGggatatttgggaattttgctCCATGGGAACCATTGCATTGCCCCTTGCTCGGCTCCCTCTCAGCAGGACTCACCCAAAttccaaattcccaattttttctcacTGCTGATGCCCTTCCCCTTGGAACTGGGTGATGAAATCCCTTCCAATCCAGACACTCCGTGATTCTGTTGGATGAACCAAACCTTGGAGCGCTGATGCCAAAGAGCCCTGGGGGATCCCAGTGATGCCTCTTTCCTTGGAAAAACGTGaagccagcttttccagcttcaCCAGGAAGCGCCTGTTCCCGCTCTGGTGCTTTTCCCTATTTCTGACTcctgtcctggggacaggggagtCTGGAATGTGCAGGAATCCGTACTCAGTCTCCTTTTCCTCCACACACACAGGGAATTTTCAGCCCAGGAACAGCAGGGAACAGcaattcctggctggaattggaAGCCCTGCCAGGGGTTGTGGTTTGCTCTCCgtgggcagggagggggccTGGGTTCCTTTTTTGCTCCCAGAGTTATCTCAGCTCGTGGTTTTACACGGAAAATGACCCAAGAAAGGAAACCCCCCCCCCCTGCAGCTGTTTCCAAGCAGAACATCCTGGTTGGGCAAGGCCTGAGGGCTGCGGGGTTGGGTTTGAGATGGAACCTCACAAGACAGCCCCAGGCCCTTGTGAGGATCTGAGCTGGATCCTGCGGGAGGAATTCAATCCCTCAGGAGCTGTGAGCTGTGGGACAGCTCGGCCTCTTCCAGCCACCAGCGCTCCGGAAAAATACACCAGGGgctgggaaaatctgggaatgggggcacggggggagggaggcaggagatCCATGGGAATGGATCCATGGGAATGGCCCCATGGGAATGGTTCCATGGGAATGGCCCCATGGGAATGGCCCCATGGGAATAACTCCATGGGAATGGATCCATGGGAATGGATCCATGGGAAAAACTCCATGGGAATAACTCCATGGGAATGGACCCGTGGGAATGGCCTCATGGGAATGGATCCATGGGAATGGCCCCATGGGAATGTTTCCATGGGAAtatttccatgggaatggccCCATGGGAATGGCCCCATGGGAATGGTTCCATGGGAATGGATCCATGGGAATGGCCCCATGGGAATGGCCCCATGGGAATGGTTCCATGGGAATGGCCCCATGGGAATGGTTCCATGGGAATGGATCCATGGGAATGGCCCCATGGGAATGGATCCATGGGAATGGCCCCATGGGAATGGATCCATGGGAATAACTCCATGGGAATGGATCCATGGGAATAACTCCATGGGAATGGATCCATGGGAATGGCTCCATGGGAATGGCCCCATGGGAATGGCTCCATGGGAATGGCCCCACGGGAATGGCCCCATGGGAATGGATCCATGGGAATGGCTCCATGGGAATAACTCCATGGGAATGGTTCCATGGGAATGGCCCCATGGGAATGGATCCATGGGAATGGATCCATGGGAATAACTCCATGGGAATGGATCCATGGGAATAACTCCATGGGAATGGATCCATGGGAATGGCTCCATGGGAATGGCCCCATGGGAATGGATCCATGGGAATGGATCCATGGGAATGGCCCCATGGGAATGGATCCATGGGAATGGCCCCATGGGAATGGATCCATGGGAATGGATCCATGGGAATGGCCCCGTGGGAATGGCCCCGTGGGAATGGATCCATGGGAATGGCTCCATGGGAGTGGCCCCATGGGAATGGCCCCATGGGAATGGTTCCATGGGAATGGATCCATGGGAATGGCCCCATGGGAATGGCTCCATGAGAATGGATCCATGGGAATGGTTCCATGGGAATGGCCCCATGGGAATGGCCCCATGGGAATGGCCCCGTGGGAATGGCCCCATGGGAATGGCCCCATGGGAATGGATCCATGGGAATAACTCCATGGGAATGGCCCCATGGGAATGGCCCCATGGGAATGGATCCATGGGAATGGCTCCATGGGAATGGCCCCATGGGAATGGATCCATGGGAATGGCTCCATGGGAATGGATCCATGGGAATGGTTCCATGGGAATGGCCCCATGGGAATGGCCCCATGGGAATGGATCCATGGGAATGGCCCCATGGGAATGGCT is drawn from Poecile atricapillus isolate bPoeAtr1 chromosome 24, bPoeAtr1.hap1, whole genome shotgun sequence and contains these coding sequences:
- the LAPTM5 gene encoding lysosomal-associated transmembrane protein 5 isoform X1; the encoded protein is MTPQTPPEPPKCCCFNIKTATATLGIFHMVMSVLLLIEYSLEVANGKGFCKDLDKDSYRIADVTTSFLLILMLFVISLHLLLGVLKERERLLIPFLALQVIDFLLSLLTMFSSYIQVPVIISVSSLGHTQGHSRIPLLALQLLDFCLSILTLCSSYMEVPTYLSLKPGDSRGSVPALESLPAEEYAKVMITFTIAFVAVLVLKAYMFQCVLSCFKYIKASRREEVKAETPAVEKAVLPSYEEALELPSKDSLPPYVSI
- the LAPTM5 gene encoding lysosomal-associated transmembrane protein 5 isoform X2, whose translation is MTPQTPPEPPKCCCFNIKTATATLGIFHMVMSVLLLIEYSLEVANGKGFCKDLDKDSYRIADVTTSFLLILMLFVISLHLLLGVLKERERLLIPFLALQVIDFLLSLLTMFSSYIQVPVIISVSSLGHTGHSRIPLLALQLLDFCLSILTLCSSYMEVPTYLSLKPGDSRGSVPALESLPAEEYAKVMITFTIAFVAVLVLKAYMFQCVLSCFKYIKASRREEVKAETPAVEKAVLPSYEEALELPSKDSLPPYVSI